One genomic region from Streptomyces sp. NBC_01304 encodes:
- a CDS encoding M28 family peptidase, translated as MLPSSDEMLRWIAAITEQGVRRPGYPADDWTCDWAARRLRDLGLGVRLEPLDTPRWRPHSASLRVALDADPGRAVELAGFPLPYTAATAGVTAPVRRLGESGGPGCLVVDELAFSELRQSEVRDLATAVHDPEGAFDELTQLLPFGPGLTDVLGPARAAGATGFVGALTGVPWDTREYYVPYDAEPRPLPAVWISGSDGRHLLELLDAGPCTGTLTVDASTDTVTTHNVVATLPGASGHWAVVASHHDGPWASAVEDGTGIAMVLAAATYWAEIPAPDRPHNLLFLLASGHMAGGAGTRAFIDAHRGLLDDVVVQLHLEHAARRCETVDGKLVPTDDPEVRWWFTSRSPRLESLVARTLRAEDLRRSLVLPPDVFSPMPPTDGAFFHPEGVPLVHFLSAPPYLFDPADTLDKVDAAGLESLVRASVRIVEGTKGWTPDSARV; from the coding sequence ATGCTGCCGAGCTCGGACGAGATGCTGCGCTGGATCGCGGCGATCACGGAGCAGGGCGTACGCAGGCCCGGCTACCCCGCGGACGACTGGACCTGTGACTGGGCGGCCCGGCGACTGCGGGACCTGGGCCTCGGCGTCCGTCTGGAGCCCCTCGACACGCCCCGCTGGCGACCGCACTCGGCAAGCCTGCGGGTCGCGCTCGACGCCGATCCCGGGCGCGCGGTGGAACTGGCCGGGTTCCCGCTGCCGTACACCGCGGCGACCGCGGGGGTGACGGCCCCTGTCCGACGCCTCGGGGAGAGCGGCGGCCCCGGCTGTCTCGTCGTCGACGAGCTGGCCTTCTCCGAGCTGCGCCAGTCGGAGGTACGCGACCTCGCCACCGCCGTGCACGACCCCGAGGGCGCCTTCGACGAGCTCACCCAACTGCTGCCGTTCGGGCCGGGGTTGACGGATGTGCTCGGCCCGGCGCGGGCGGCGGGGGCGACCGGGTTCGTCGGCGCGCTGACCGGCGTCCCGTGGGACACCCGCGAGTACTACGTTCCCTACGACGCGGAGCCGCGGCCCCTGCCCGCGGTCTGGATCTCGGGCTCGGACGGACGCCACCTCCTGGAACTGCTCGACGCGGGCCCCTGCACCGGAACCCTGACGGTCGACGCGAGCACCGACACCGTGACCACCCACAACGTGGTCGCCACCCTGCCCGGCGCCTCCGGGCACTGGGCCGTCGTGGCCTCCCACCACGACGGACCGTGGGCTTCGGCGGTGGAGGACGGCACGGGCATCGCGATGGTCCTCGCGGCGGCGACGTACTGGGCGGAGATCCCGGCGCCGGACCGCCCGCACAACCTGCTCTTCCTCCTCGCCTCCGGCCACATGGCGGGCGGCGCCGGCACCCGCGCCTTCATCGACGCCCATCGCGGGCTCCTGGACGACGTGGTGGTGCAGCTGCACCTGGAGCACGCGGCGCGGCGCTGCGAGACGGTGGACGGGAAGCTGGTGCCGACCGACGACCCGGAGGTGCGCTGGTGGTTCACGAGCCGCTCGCCCCGGCTCGAATCGCTGGTGGCGCGGACACTGCGGGCCGAGGACCTGCGCCGTTCCCTGGTCCTGCCACCGGACGTCTTCTCCCCGATGCCCCCGACGGACGGCGCGTTCTTCCACCCGGAGGGCGTCCCCCTGGTCCACTTCCTGTCGGCCCCGCCGTACCTCTTCGACCCGGCGGACACCCTGGACAAGGTGGATGCGGCGGGGCTGGAGTCGTTGGTGAGGGCTTCGGTGCGGATCGTGGAGGGCACGAAGGGCTGGACGCCGGACTCGGCCCGGGTTTGA
- a CDS encoding phosphatase domain-containing protein: MDAAPKPPLALFDLDNTLADTAHRQHFLEGKPRDWNGFFGAAPDDPPLAEGVDLVRRSAEDCEIQYLTGRPERCRADTLDWLERHGLPAGRLWMRRDNDRRPARLTKVEVLRRLARGREVRMLVDDDELVCDAVEQAGFKVVRARWAHSSDALKDAQEREGRT, translated from the coding sequence ATGGACGCCGCACCCAAGCCACCTCTGGCCCTCTTCGACCTCGACAACACCCTTGCAGACACGGCCCACCGCCAGCACTTCCTGGAGGGCAAGCCGCGGGACTGGAACGGGTTCTTCGGGGCGGCCCCCGACGACCCGCCGCTCGCCGAGGGCGTCGACCTGGTGCGCAGGAGCGCCGAGGACTGCGAGATCCAGTACCTGACCGGGCGCCCCGAGCGGTGCCGGGCCGACACGCTCGACTGGCTGGAGCGGCACGGGCTGCCCGCGGGGCGCCTGTGGATGCGGCGCGACAACGACCGCAGGCCGGCCCGCCTGACCAAGGTCGAGGTCCTGCGGCGGCTGGCCCGCGGCCGTGAGGTGCGCATGCTCGTGGACGACGACGAGCTCGTGTGCGATGCCGTCGAGCAGGCGGGCTTCAAGGTCGTACGCGCCCGCTGGGCGCACTCCTCCGACGCCCTGAAGGACGCCCAGGAGCGCGAGGGCCGCACCTGA
- a CDS encoding dodecin — protein MSDHTYRVTEIVGTSPDGVDQAIRNGVARASQTLRGMDWFEVTQVRGHIVDGAIEHYQVGLKVGFRLEDNDQV, from the coding sequence ATGTCCGATCACACCTACCGGGTCACCGAAATCGTCGGCACGTCGCCGGACGGCGTGGACCAGGCCATCCGCAACGGCGTCGCGCGCGCGTCGCAGACGCTCAGGGGGATGGACTGGTTCGAGGTCACCCAAGTACGCGGTCACATCGTGGACGGCGCGATCGAGCACTACCAGGTGGGGCTGAAGGTCGGGTTCCGGCTGGAGGACAACGACCAGGTCTAG